A window of Palaemon carinicauda isolate YSFRI2023 chromosome 27, ASM3689809v2, whole genome shotgun sequence contains these coding sequences:
- the LOC137620724 gene encoding tubulin alpha chain-like, translating to MREVISIHVGQAGCQIGNACWELYCLEHGIEANGVMLKEEQKFESSFTTFFSETGSGRYVPRSVFVDLEPTVIDEVRTGPYRQLFHPEQLISGKEDAANNYARGHYTIGKEIVDQVLDRIRKLTDICSGLQGFLVFHSFGGGTGSGFTSLLMERLSVDYGKKSKLEFAVYPAPQVSTSVVEPYNSILTTHTTLEHSDCSFMVDNEAIYSICQKNLGIETPTYSNLNRLIGQVVSSITASLRFDGALNVDLAEFQTNLVPYPRIHFPLATYSPIISTEKAYHEQLSVSQITSACFDPVNQMVRCNPRNGMYMACCLLYRGDVVPKDVNASIAQIKTKRSIQFVDWCPTGFKIGINYQPPTVVPGGDLAKVSRAVCMLANTTSIAEAFSRLNYKFDLMYSKRAFVHWYVGEGMEEGEFIEAREDLASLEKDYEIVAGHGSDHSDSEDGGNEY from the exons ATG AGAGAAGTAATTTCCATTCACGTCGGCCAGGCTGGTTGCCAAATCGGCAATGCATGCTGGGAGCTTTACTGCCTCGAACACGGGATCGAAGCAAATGGCGTTATGTTGAAAGAAGAACAAAAATTCGAATCTTCCTTTACAACTTTCTTCAGCGAGACAGGCAGTGGCAGATACGTTCCTCGTTCGGTTTTCGTGGACCTTGAACCCACCGTTATTG ACGAAGTTCGTACTGGCCCATACAGACAGCTCTTCCATCCAGAGCAACTGATCAGCGGTAAGGAAGATGCAGCGAACAACTACGCTCGAGGTCATTACACCATAGGAAAAGAGATAGTCGATCAAGTACTCGACAGGATTAGGAAATTGACCGACATCTGCTCAGGTCTCCAAGGCTTCCTTGTCTTCCACTCTTTCGGAGGTGGCACTGGCTCTGGATTCACTTCTCTTTTAATGGAGAGGCTCTCTGTTGATTATGGCAAGAAGAGCAAGCTAGAATTTGCCGTGTACCCTGCCCCTCAAGTCTCAACATCAGTGGTTGAGCCTTACAACTCCATCTTAACAACACACACCACCCTCGAGCACTCGGATTGCTCCTTTATGGTTGACAATGAAGCCATCTACAGTATCTGCCAGAAAAACCTAGGCATTGAGACACCAACTTATTCTAATTTGAATCGTTTGATTGGACAGGTTGTGTCTTCCATTACTGCATCCTTGAGATTCGACGGTGCCCTCAATGTTGACCTGGCTGAGTTCCAAACTAACTTAGTACCCTACCCAAGAATTCACTTCCCTCTTGCAACTTACTCACCCATCATATCCACCGAAAAAGCTTACCACGAGCAGTTGTCAGTATCCCAAATCACTAGTGCTTGCTTCGACCCTGTAAACCAAATGGTGCGATGTAATCCTCGCAACGGCATGTATATGGCTTGTTGCCTCTTGTACAGGGGAGACGTGGTTCCAAAAGACGTCAACGCTTCTATTGctcagattaagacaaaaagaaGTATTCAATTTGTTGACTGGTGCCCCACTGGATTTAAAATTGGAATCAACTACCAGCCGCCAACTGTAGTACCGGGTGGGGATTTAGCCAAGGTATCTCGTGCTGTCTGTATGTTGGCAAACACCACGTCCATCGCAGAAGCATTTTCACGACTTAATTATAAGTTTGACCTCATGTACTCTAAACGAGCTTTCGTTCATTGGTATGTAGGTGAAGGTATGGAAGAGGGCGAGTTCATAGAAGCCCGAGAAGATCTAGCCAGTCTGGAGAAAGACTATGAAATTGTCGCTGGTCATGGAAGTGACCATTCGGATAGTGAAGATGGTGGTAAtgaatattaa